A window of Acidobacteriota bacterium genomic DNA:
CCGGAACGGTTTGTGCTGAACCGAAGGACGAATGCGATACAGCCACGAACGGCGATTGGCTGTGCGGGGAGCGGTGAAGGCTGTCCCGCTCAATTGTTCGGCGTACAAACCGAAGGGCGCTTGCTGTGGAGAGTTTTGCCCAATAGGCAATGCACCGGGCAGCGCCTCTGTCGCAAACTCATTGCCGAAACCTGATTGGTATTGAAGCGTGCTCATCACAGAAACGTGGCGATTTCTTCTAACGATTTTTTGCCGATGTCGGGCACGACAGCATCTTCCGCCGGGTAGCCGACGACCAGAATCAAAAACGGCTTTTCATTTGCGGGTCGTCCCAGAATTTCGGTCAAAAATCCCATCGGACTGGGGGTGTGCGTCAGCGAAACCAAACCGGCGTTGTGAACCGCCGTGATCAGCATTCCCGTGGCGATGCCCACGGATTCCTGGACGTAATAGTTTTTCACCCGCCGCCCATCGGGCAGCACGCCGTAACTTTGCGCAAACACGACGATCAAATACGGCGCGGTTTCCAGAAACGGTTTGTGTTCATCGGTACCGAGCGGCGCCAGCGCGTCGAGCCATTCTTGGGGAGCTTTTCGCGTATAAAACTCGTGCTCTTCTGCTTCAGCTTCAACGCGAATGCGATGTTTGATCGCCGCATCGTTGACGACAACAAAATGCCAGGGCTGCAAATTCGCGCCGCTCGGAGCCGTTCCGGCTGCCAGCAGACAATCTTCAATCAGTTCGCGGGGAACTGGACGGTCGGAAAAGTAACGAACCGTGCGGCGGCGCTGCATCTGTTGGCGGAATTCCGCCGCGCGGCGCAGCATTTCGTCCGGCTCCAATTCGCGCCAGCTTGTCAGGGGAAGAAACTTCGGATCAGCCATGCTTGTTTACTCGGCGACGCGAACGTCCGTAATGAAGTATTCCGTTTCGCCAAAACAACTGGTCGGAACGCCCTTGTGCTGTTCGTAATGAATGGCGACGCGTTTGCCCATCGTCTGGTTCAGTTTGTCGGCGACGGCGTCGCTGCGAACGCTGAAATGGAAAATCTCCGGCAAGCTGCCGGGCATCGAAACCATCGCCATTTCACCTTCCCAGGTTTTGCAGACCCAGCCTTTTTTCGACAGCTTCTGGACGTAACCCGAACGTTCGCCACTGGAATAACTGATTTTCAATGCGCTCCAGGTGTAGAGGGCAAATCCACCAACAATCACGACGACCAAGGCGACCGCAGCCAAAATAATCTTCTGCTTTTTGCTCATACGAATTCCTCTTGTTTGAATTTGGGGGACTCCTCAAACAGCAGGGAATCCGGTCGTCATCATATCAGCCATCTGGCCAGCCATCACACCAGATTGCCGCGCCGCTCCTGTTCGCGCTCGATGGCTTCAAACAAGGCTTTGAAGTTGCCTTTGCCGAAACCTTGCGCGCCTTTGCGCTGGATGATTTCAAAAAACAATGTCGGACGATCTTCGACCGGTTTGGTGAACAGTTGCAGCAAATAACCTTCTTCGTCGCGGTCAACCAGGATTTTCAACTCGCGCAGCGTAGCGATGTCTTCGTCAATTGCACCGACTCGGTCGCGCAACATTTCGTAATAACTGTCCGGTACTTCCAGAAATTCCACGCCGTTTGCACGAAGCTGGCGGATTGTTTTGACGATGTCGGTCGTCAGCAATGCAATGTGCTGGACGCCCGCTGCCTGGTTGAATTCGTTGTATTCTTCGATCTGGCTTTTGCGCAATCCAGGCGCAGGTTCGTTGATCGGGAATTTGATGCTGCGCGATTCGTTGGCCATCACCACGCTGTTCAAGGCCGTGTATTCGGTCGAAATGTCTTTGTCGTCGAAGGTCATAAACCGTTCCAGCCCCAGCACGCGCTTGTACCATTCCTCCCACACCTGCATTTGCCCGGCTTCGACATTGGCGACGTAATGATCCAGGCGCAGCAAGCCTGCGTTTCGCCCCGGCGCTTTCGATTCGACAAAATCCGGCATAAACGGCCCGTTGTAATTCGTCTTTGAGAAAAACGAATGAATCGTGTCGCCGTAAATTTTGACCGCCGACCGTCGCGCCTCGCCGCGCTTGCTTTTGATAGTGTAGGGCGCAACCGCCGGTTCCGCGCCGCGCCGCAAAGCTTCCTCAAACGCGAAATCGGCGTCGTCTACCTCAAAAGCGATGTCGCGCACGGCGTCTCCGTGCTTCAGCACATGCAAACTCGAAGCGTCGCGCGGCGTATACGGCGTCGTCAGCAACAGCCGAAACGTCCCTTGCTGCAAAGCGTACGAACACTGCTCGCGGTTGCCGGTTTCGAGGCCCGTGTAAGCGATGCGGTCAAAGCCAAAAGCGTTGCGGTAGTAATAATCGGCCTGCTTCGCGTTGCCGACGTAGAATTCAATGTGATGGACCTGGCGGATTTTCAGTGGATTGTTGCTCATTGCCTTCTCCCTTCAAGCTCTGTTTCTTGAGATTCAGATCTCAAGATGAAGCATTCTTCTATTTTTTGTAAAAGCTCGTTACCCATCCCTTCTAGGTTTGCCAACCCTTGGCCATCCGTGTATTGCCTGAAGTAATAGCTGAGTCTGTAGGCCATATCACGATCAACTCCAAGAACTTCCATAAATACAGAACTTTCCTGATAACAAGGGTCAATCTTTTCCCAAACGTGATCTTCCGATGCGATATGCTTTAGGTTTTTTAGTGATGAAACGGACAGGCTAAGACCCGTTGGGTCAGAGATGTTGGCAATTTTAGCGAGATTTTCGTTTAGTTTGTGAACTTCCGATTTCAGATCATCAATGGCTTTTTTCACTTTTTGCCCATGCTCATAAATCTCTGAATGGGTAACGGCTGAGTTATAGAAATCCTTCAAATCAATATGGAAAGTCTCAGTAATGTACTCGCCAGCAGATGGATGAAAGTACGTGGCCCGAATCTCAAATTTCGATGCCTTTCCCCCGTTCCCGGCCAGAGACTGCGTATATCCACCATAGTAAAATTTGAACTCTCTTTGTGGGGATAAGTATTTGATCCCACGTGTAAAAAGATTTTCGCCTCGTTCCACAATCCAAGGCGTAAGTTCGTCAGGTAATTCAAAGCTAACGTCTTCAGCGGGTTGATCTCCATAATTAGCCACAGTTAAATACACC
This region includes:
- the hppD gene encoding 4-hydroxyphenylpyruvate dioxygenase, whose protein sequence is MSNNPLKIRQVHHIEFYVGNAKQADYYYRNAFGFDRIAYTGLETGNREQCSYALQQGTFRLLLTTPYTPRDASSLHVLKHGDAVRDIAFEVDDADFAFEEALRRGAEPAVAPYTIKSKRGEARRSAVKIYGDTIHSFFSKTNYNGPFMPDFVESKAPGRNAGLLRLDHYVANVEAGQMQVWEEWYKRVLGLERFMTFDDKDISTEYTALNSVVMANESRSIKFPINEPAPGLRKSQIEEYNEFNQAAGVQHIALLTTDIVKTIRQLRANGVEFLEVPDSYYEMLRDRVGAIDEDIATLRELKILVDRDEEGYLLQLFTKPVEDRPTLFFEIIQRKGAQGFGKGNFKALFEAIEREQERRGNLV
- a CDS encoding nitroreductase family protein, with the protein product MADPKFLPLTSWRELEPDEMLRRAAEFRQQMQRRRTVRYFSDRPVPRELIEDCLLAAGTAPSGANLQPWHFVVVNDAAIKHRIRVEAEAEEHEFYTRKAPQEWLDALAPLGTDEHKPFLETAPYLIVVFAQSYGVLPDGRRVKNYYVQESVGIATGMLITAVHNAGLVSLTHTPSPMGFLTEILGRPANEKPFLILVVGYPAEDAVVPDIGKKSLEEIATFL
- a CDS encoding ATP-binding protein; its protein translation is MIELPTTIVEIEKLITNKVQENIHLDYKASPAIDHSKRDEIAKDVSAFANSDGGLLIYGVTEDSNKFPEKIDEGIDHNKYGREWLEQIISSKINPRLDGVRLAPIPVSNEKSIYAVSIPKSFRGPHQAPDKKYYKRFNFQSVPMEHYEINDARSRQRIITPLVSVDVDISSGVMVYLTVANYGDQPAEDVSFELPDELTPWIVERGENLFTRGIKYLSPQREFKFYYGGYTQSLAGNGGKASKFEIRATYFHPSAGEYITETFHIDLKDFYNSAVTHSEIYEHGQKVKKAIDDLKSEVHKLNENLAKIANISDPTGLSLSVSSLKNLKHIASEDHVWEKIDPCYQESSVFMEVLGVDRDMAYRLSYYFRQYTDGQGLANLEGMGNELLQKIEECFILRSESQETELEGRRQ